The following proteins are encoded in a genomic region of Anser cygnoides isolate HZ-2024a breed goose chromosome 13, Taihu_goose_T2T_genome, whole genome shotgun sequence:
- the LOC106037710 gene encoding H(+)/Cl(-) exchange transporter 5 isoform X5, which translates to MNGTSKMMDFLEEPLPGVGTYEDFNTIDWVREKSRDRDRHREITSRSKESTWALIHSVSDAFSGWLLMLFIGLLAGSLAGLIDISAHWMTDLKEGVCLAGFWFNHEHCCWKSNTTFTDRDKCPEWKSWSQLIIGHGEGAFAYILNYLMYVIWALLFSLLAVLLVKGFAPYACGSGIPEIKTILSGFIIRGYLGKWTLIIKTITLVLAVSSGLSLGKEGPLVHVACCCGNILCHLFTKYRKNEAKRREVLSAAAAAGVSVAFGAPIGGVLFSLEEVSYYFPLKTLWRSFFAALVAAFTLRSINPFGNSRLVLFYVEFHMPWHLLELVPFVLLGIFGGLWGAFFIRSNIAWCRRRKTTKLGKYPVLEVFVVTAITAILAFPNEYTRMSTSELISELFNDCGILDSSKLCEYVNDFNSTKGDDLPDRAAGPGVYTAMWQLALALIMKVFITIFTFGMKVPSGLFIPSMAVGAIAGRLLGVAMEQLAFYHHDWVIFSGWCSQGADCITPGLYAMVGAAACLGGVTRMTVSLVVIMFELTGGLEYIVPLMAAAMTSKWMADAIGREGIYDAHIRLNGYPFLEAKEEFSHKTLAMDVMRPRRNDPPLTVITQDSMTVEDVETIINETTYSGYPVVVSRESQRLVGFVLRRDLIISIENARKKQDGIVSTSIIYFTDHSPPLPPSFPSMLKLRSILDLSPFTVTDQTPMEIVVDIFRKLGLRQCLVTHNGKLLGIITKKDVLKHIAQLANQDPDSILFN; encoded by the exons ATGAACGGCACAAGCAAAATGATGGATTTCCTGGAGGAACCTCTTCCTGGTGTGGGGACCTATGAAGATTTTAACACTATAGATTGGGTGCGAGAGAAGTCCAGGGACCGGGACAGGCACAGAGAG ATTACCAGCAGAAGTAAAGAGTCAACATGGGCCCTGATACACAGCGTGAGCGATGCTTTTTCTGGCTGGTTGTTGATGCTGTTCATTGGGTTGTTAGCAG gttCCTTAGCAGGTCTGATAGACATTTCTGCCCACTGGATGACAGATTTGAAAGAAGGAGTGTGTTTAGCAGGCTTCTGGTTTAACCATGAACACTGCTGCTGGAAATCCAACACTACCTTTACAGACAGAGACAAGTGTCCCGAATGGAAGAGCTGGTCACAGCTTATTATTGGCCATGGAGAG GGGGCTTTTGCATACATTCTCAACTACTTGATGTATGTTATCTGGGCTTTGTTATTCTCACTTCTTGCCGTGTTACTTGTGAAGGGCTTTGCTCCTTATGCCTGTGGCTCAGGAATTCCAGAG ATCAAAACTATCTTAAGTGGTTTCATCATTAGAGGCTACTTGGGCAAGTGGACGCTGATCATCAAAACCATTACCTTAGTGTTGGCGGTGTCCTCTGGCCTGAGCTTGGGAAAAGAGGGCCCCCTGGTGCATGTTGCCTGCTGCTGTGGAAATATCTTGTGTCACCTCTTCACCAAGTACAGGAAGAATGAAGCCAAGCGCAGAGAG GTTTtatcagcagctgcagctgctggtgtgTCTGTAGCTTTTGGTGCACCGATTGGAGGAGTGCTCTTTAGTCTGGAAGAG gtCAGTTACTATTTTCCTCTCAAGACACTGTGGCGTTCCTTCTTTgctgctctggtggctgccTTTACTTTGCGCTCCATCAATCCTTTTGGGAACAGCCGCCTGGTTCTCTTCTACGTGGAGTTTCACATGCCATGGCATCTTCTGGAGCTTGTGCCATTCGTCCTCTTGGGAATATTTGGTGGGCTTTGGGGAGCTTTCTTCATTCGCAGCAACATTGCTTGGTGCAGGCGACGTAAGACAACCAAACTTGGTAAATACCCTGTGCTGGAGGTGTTTGTAGTGACTGCCATCACAGCCATCCTGGCCTTCCCTAATGAGTATACCAGAATGAGCACCAGTGAGCTGATCTCAGAACTCTTCAATGACTGTGGGATTTTGGACTCTTCCAAGCTCTGTGAGTATGTGAATGACTTCAACAGCACCAAAGGGGATGACCTGCCAGACCGAGCTGCTGGCCCAGGAGTTTACACAGCCATGTGGCAGCTGGCTTTGGCCCTTATAATGAAAGTCTTCATCACAATCTTCACCTTTGGCATGAAG GTCCCTTCAGGGCTCTTCATCCCAAGCATGGCAGTAGGTGCTATAGCAGGAAGATTGCTAGGAGTAGCAATGGAGCAGCTGGCCTTTTACCACCATGACTGGGTCATCTTCAGTGGCTGGTGCAGTCAAGGAGCTGACTGTATCACTCCAGGCCTATATGCAATGGTTGGGGCTGCAGCATGTCTAG GAGGGGTGACCCGAATGACCGTGTCACTAGTGGTCATTATGTTTGAGCTCACGGGTGGACTGGAATACATAGTTCCTCTGATGGCAGCAGCCATGACCAGCAAGTGGATGGCTGACGCTATCGGGCGGGAAGGCATTTACGATGCCCATATTCGTCTCAACGGCTACCCTTTCTTGGAAGCCAAGGAGGAGTTCTCTCACAAGACACTTGCAATGGATGTAATGAGACCACGGAGGAATGATCCTCCTCTGACTGTCATTACTCAGGACAGCATGACCGTAGAAGATGTTGAGACCATAATCAATGAAACTACGTACAGTGGCTACCCAGTGGTGGTGTCACGGGAGTCCCAAAGACTAGTAGGATTTGTTCTCAGGAGAGACCTCATCATTTCAATCG AAAATGCCCGGAAGAAGCAGGATGGAATTGTGAGCacttcaattatttatttcactgaccactctcctccactgcctccaaGCTTCCCCTCTATGCTGAAACTCAGGAGCATCCTGGATCTCAGTCCTTTTACAGTGACAGACCAAACACCTATGGAAATTGTTGTGGATATATTTCGCAAGCTTGGATTGCGCCAGTGCCTGGTTACTCAtaatgg gaaGCTACTTGGAATCATTACCAAAAAGGATGTACTAAAGCACATTGCACAGCTGGCTAACCAGGACCCAGATTCTATACTCTTCAATTAA
- the LOC106037710 gene encoding H(+)/Cl(-) exchange transporter 5 isoform X4, translated as MDQKGYRRGSFQSSTSDEDMLEIAGASLDFPMADDDPPLDREMGGFSSYNGGEMNGTSKMMDFLEEPLPGVGTYEDFNTIDWVREKSRDRDRHREITSRSKESTWALIHSVSDAFSGWLLMLFIGLLAGSLAGLIDISAHWMTDLKEGVCLAGFWFNHEHCCWKSNTTFTDRDKCPEWKSWSQLIIGHGEGAFAYILNYLMYVIWALLFSLLAVLLVKGFAPYACGSGIPEIKTILSGFIIRGYLGKWTLIIKTITLVLAVSSGLSLGKEGPLVHVACCCGNILCHLFTKYRKNEAKRREVLSAAAAAGVSVAFGAPIGGVLFSLEEVSYYFPLKTLWRSFFAALVAAFTLRSINPFGNSRLVLFYVEFHMPWHLLELVPFVLLGIFGGLWGAFFIRSNIAWCRRRKTTKLGKYPVLEVFVVTAITAILAFPNEYTRMSTSELISELFNDCGILDSSKLCEYVNDFNSTKGDDLPDRAAGPGVYTAMWQLALALIMKVFITIFTFGMKVPSGLFIPSMAVGAIAGRLLGVAMEQLAFYHHDWVIFSGWCSQGADCITPGLYAMVGAAACLGGVTRMTVSLVVIMFELTGGLEYIVPLMAAAMTSKWMADAIGREGIYDAHIRLNGYPFLEAKEEFSHKTLAMDVMRPRRNDPPLTVITQDSMTVEDVETIINETTYSGYPVVVSRESQRLVGFVLRRDLIISIENARKKQDGIVSTSIIYFTDHSPPLPPSFPSMLKLRSILDLSPFTVTDQTPMEIVVDIFRKLGLRQCLVTHNGKLLGIITKKDVLKHIAQLANQDPDSILFN; from the exons GATTTTCCTCATATAATGGAGGAGAGATGAACGGCACAAGCAAAATGATGGATTTCCTGGAGGAACCTCTTCCTGGTGTGGGGACCTATGAAGATTTTAACACTATAGATTGGGTGCGAGAGAAGTCCAGGGACCGGGACAGGCACAGAGAG ATTACCAGCAGAAGTAAAGAGTCAACATGGGCCCTGATACACAGCGTGAGCGATGCTTTTTCTGGCTGGTTGTTGATGCTGTTCATTGGGTTGTTAGCAG gttCCTTAGCAGGTCTGATAGACATTTCTGCCCACTGGATGACAGATTTGAAAGAAGGAGTGTGTTTAGCAGGCTTCTGGTTTAACCATGAACACTGCTGCTGGAAATCCAACACTACCTTTACAGACAGAGACAAGTGTCCCGAATGGAAGAGCTGGTCACAGCTTATTATTGGCCATGGAGAG GGGGCTTTTGCATACATTCTCAACTACTTGATGTATGTTATCTGGGCTTTGTTATTCTCACTTCTTGCCGTGTTACTTGTGAAGGGCTTTGCTCCTTATGCCTGTGGCTCAGGAATTCCAGAG ATCAAAACTATCTTAAGTGGTTTCATCATTAGAGGCTACTTGGGCAAGTGGACGCTGATCATCAAAACCATTACCTTAGTGTTGGCGGTGTCCTCTGGCCTGAGCTTGGGAAAAGAGGGCCCCCTGGTGCATGTTGCCTGCTGCTGTGGAAATATCTTGTGTCACCTCTTCACCAAGTACAGGAAGAATGAAGCCAAGCGCAGAGAG GTTTtatcagcagctgcagctgctggtgtgTCTGTAGCTTTTGGTGCACCGATTGGAGGAGTGCTCTTTAGTCTGGAAGAG gtCAGTTACTATTTTCCTCTCAAGACACTGTGGCGTTCCTTCTTTgctgctctggtggctgccTTTACTTTGCGCTCCATCAATCCTTTTGGGAACAGCCGCCTGGTTCTCTTCTACGTGGAGTTTCACATGCCATGGCATCTTCTGGAGCTTGTGCCATTCGTCCTCTTGGGAATATTTGGTGGGCTTTGGGGAGCTTTCTTCATTCGCAGCAACATTGCTTGGTGCAGGCGACGTAAGACAACCAAACTTGGTAAATACCCTGTGCTGGAGGTGTTTGTAGTGACTGCCATCACAGCCATCCTGGCCTTCCCTAATGAGTATACCAGAATGAGCACCAGTGAGCTGATCTCAGAACTCTTCAATGACTGTGGGATTTTGGACTCTTCCAAGCTCTGTGAGTATGTGAATGACTTCAACAGCACCAAAGGGGATGACCTGCCAGACCGAGCTGCTGGCCCAGGAGTTTACACAGCCATGTGGCAGCTGGCTTTGGCCCTTATAATGAAAGTCTTCATCACAATCTTCACCTTTGGCATGAAG GTCCCTTCAGGGCTCTTCATCCCAAGCATGGCAGTAGGTGCTATAGCAGGAAGATTGCTAGGAGTAGCAATGGAGCAGCTGGCCTTTTACCACCATGACTGGGTCATCTTCAGTGGCTGGTGCAGTCAAGGAGCTGACTGTATCACTCCAGGCCTATATGCAATGGTTGGGGCTGCAGCATGTCTAG GAGGGGTGACCCGAATGACCGTGTCACTAGTGGTCATTATGTTTGAGCTCACGGGTGGACTGGAATACATAGTTCCTCTGATGGCAGCAGCCATGACCAGCAAGTGGATGGCTGACGCTATCGGGCGGGAAGGCATTTACGATGCCCATATTCGTCTCAACGGCTACCCTTTCTTGGAAGCCAAGGAGGAGTTCTCTCACAAGACACTTGCAATGGATGTAATGAGACCACGGAGGAATGATCCTCCTCTGACTGTCATTACTCAGGACAGCATGACCGTAGAAGATGTTGAGACCATAATCAATGAAACTACGTACAGTGGCTACCCAGTGGTGGTGTCACGGGAGTCCCAAAGACTAGTAGGATTTGTTCTCAGGAGAGACCTCATCATTTCAATCG AAAATGCCCGGAAGAAGCAGGATGGAATTGTGAGCacttcaattatttatttcactgaccactctcctccactgcctccaaGCTTCCCCTCTATGCTGAAACTCAGGAGCATCCTGGATCTCAGTCCTTTTACAGTGACAGACCAAACACCTATGGAAATTGTTGTGGATATATTTCGCAAGCTTGGATTGCGCCAGTGCCTGGTTACTCAtaatgg gaaGCTACTTGGAATCATTACCAAAAAGGATGTACTAAAGCACATTGCACAGCTGGCTAACCAGGACCCAGATTCTATACTCTTCAATTAA
- the LOC106037710 gene encoding H(+)/Cl(-) exchange transporter 5 isoform X1, which yields MEKNARLKKVGEINGSVSSRMASYARKPWEHLEPFGLEVLAMDQKGYRRGSFQSSTSDEDMLEIAGASLDFPMADDDPPLDREMGGFSSYNGGEMNGTSKMMDFLEEPLPGVGTYEDFNTIDWVREKSRDRDRHREITSRSKESTWALIHSVSDAFSGWLLMLFIGLLAGSLAGLIDISAHWMTDLKEGVCLAGFWFNHEHCCWKSNTTFTDRDKCPEWKSWSQLIIGHGEGAFAYILNYLMYVIWALLFSLLAVLLVKGFAPYACGSGIPEIKTILSGFIIRGYLGKWTLIIKTITLVLAVSSGLSLGKEGPLVHVACCCGNILCHLFTKYRKNEAKRREVLSAAAAAGVSVAFGAPIGGVLFSLEEVSYYFPLKTLWRSFFAALVAAFTLRSINPFGNSRLVLFYVEFHMPWHLLELVPFVLLGIFGGLWGAFFIRSNIAWCRRRKTTKLGKYPVLEVFVVTAITAILAFPNEYTRMSTSELISELFNDCGILDSSKLCEYVNDFNSTKGDDLPDRAAGPGVYTAMWQLALALIMKVFITIFTFGMKVPSGLFIPSMAVGAIAGRLLGVAMEQLAFYHHDWVIFSGWCSQGADCITPGLYAMVGAAACLGGVTRMTVSLVVIMFELTGGLEYIVPLMAAAMTSKWMADAIGREGIYDAHIRLNGYPFLEAKEEFSHKTLAMDVMRPRRNDPPLTVITQDSMTVEDVETIINETTYSGYPVVVSRESQRLVGFVLRRDLIISIENARKKQDGIVSTSIIYFTDHSPPLPPSFPSMLKLRSILDLSPFTVTDQTPMEIVVDIFRKLGLRQCLVTHNGKLLGIITKKDVLKHIAQLANQDPDSILFN from the exons GATTTTCCTCATATAATGGAGGAGAGATGAACGGCACAAGCAAAATGATGGATTTCCTGGAGGAACCTCTTCCTGGTGTGGGGACCTATGAAGATTTTAACACTATAGATTGGGTGCGAGAGAAGTCCAGGGACCGGGACAGGCACAGAGAG ATTACCAGCAGAAGTAAAGAGTCAACATGGGCCCTGATACACAGCGTGAGCGATGCTTTTTCTGGCTGGTTGTTGATGCTGTTCATTGGGTTGTTAGCAG gttCCTTAGCAGGTCTGATAGACATTTCTGCCCACTGGATGACAGATTTGAAAGAAGGAGTGTGTTTAGCAGGCTTCTGGTTTAACCATGAACACTGCTGCTGGAAATCCAACACTACCTTTACAGACAGAGACAAGTGTCCCGAATGGAAGAGCTGGTCACAGCTTATTATTGGCCATGGAGAG GGGGCTTTTGCATACATTCTCAACTACTTGATGTATGTTATCTGGGCTTTGTTATTCTCACTTCTTGCCGTGTTACTTGTGAAGGGCTTTGCTCCTTATGCCTGTGGCTCAGGAATTCCAGAG ATCAAAACTATCTTAAGTGGTTTCATCATTAGAGGCTACTTGGGCAAGTGGACGCTGATCATCAAAACCATTACCTTAGTGTTGGCGGTGTCCTCTGGCCTGAGCTTGGGAAAAGAGGGCCCCCTGGTGCATGTTGCCTGCTGCTGTGGAAATATCTTGTGTCACCTCTTCACCAAGTACAGGAAGAATGAAGCCAAGCGCAGAGAG GTTTtatcagcagctgcagctgctggtgtgTCTGTAGCTTTTGGTGCACCGATTGGAGGAGTGCTCTTTAGTCTGGAAGAG gtCAGTTACTATTTTCCTCTCAAGACACTGTGGCGTTCCTTCTTTgctgctctggtggctgccTTTACTTTGCGCTCCATCAATCCTTTTGGGAACAGCCGCCTGGTTCTCTTCTACGTGGAGTTTCACATGCCATGGCATCTTCTGGAGCTTGTGCCATTCGTCCTCTTGGGAATATTTGGTGGGCTTTGGGGAGCTTTCTTCATTCGCAGCAACATTGCTTGGTGCAGGCGACGTAAGACAACCAAACTTGGTAAATACCCTGTGCTGGAGGTGTTTGTAGTGACTGCCATCACAGCCATCCTGGCCTTCCCTAATGAGTATACCAGAATGAGCACCAGTGAGCTGATCTCAGAACTCTTCAATGACTGTGGGATTTTGGACTCTTCCAAGCTCTGTGAGTATGTGAATGACTTCAACAGCACCAAAGGGGATGACCTGCCAGACCGAGCTGCTGGCCCAGGAGTTTACACAGCCATGTGGCAGCTGGCTTTGGCCCTTATAATGAAAGTCTTCATCACAATCTTCACCTTTGGCATGAAG GTCCCTTCAGGGCTCTTCATCCCAAGCATGGCAGTAGGTGCTATAGCAGGAAGATTGCTAGGAGTAGCAATGGAGCAGCTGGCCTTTTACCACCATGACTGGGTCATCTTCAGTGGCTGGTGCAGTCAAGGAGCTGACTGTATCACTCCAGGCCTATATGCAATGGTTGGGGCTGCAGCATGTCTAG GAGGGGTGACCCGAATGACCGTGTCACTAGTGGTCATTATGTTTGAGCTCACGGGTGGACTGGAATACATAGTTCCTCTGATGGCAGCAGCCATGACCAGCAAGTGGATGGCTGACGCTATCGGGCGGGAAGGCATTTACGATGCCCATATTCGTCTCAACGGCTACCCTTTCTTGGAAGCCAAGGAGGAGTTCTCTCACAAGACACTTGCAATGGATGTAATGAGACCACGGAGGAATGATCCTCCTCTGACTGTCATTACTCAGGACAGCATGACCGTAGAAGATGTTGAGACCATAATCAATGAAACTACGTACAGTGGCTACCCAGTGGTGGTGTCACGGGAGTCCCAAAGACTAGTAGGATTTGTTCTCAGGAGAGACCTCATCATTTCAATCG AAAATGCCCGGAAGAAGCAGGATGGAATTGTGAGCacttcaattatttatttcactgaccactctcctccactgcctccaaGCTTCCCCTCTATGCTGAAACTCAGGAGCATCCTGGATCTCAGTCCTTTTACAGTGACAGACCAAACACCTATGGAAATTGTTGTGGATATATTTCGCAAGCTTGGATTGCGCCAGTGCCTGGTTACTCAtaatgg gaaGCTACTTGGAATCATTACCAAAAAGGATGTACTAAAGCACATTGCACAGCTGGCTAACCAGGACCCAGATTCTATACTCTTCAATTAA
- the LOC106037710 gene encoding H(+)/Cl(-) exchange transporter 5 isoform X6, with protein MMTHHSTEKWEITSRSKESTWALIHSVSDAFSGWLLMLFIGLLAGSLAGLIDISAHWMTDLKEGVCLAGFWFNHEHCCWKSNTTFTDRDKCPEWKSWSQLIIGHGEGAFAYILNYLMYVIWALLFSLLAVLLVKGFAPYACGSGIPEIKTILSGFIIRGYLGKWTLIIKTITLVLAVSSGLSLGKEGPLVHVACCCGNILCHLFTKYRKNEAKRREVLSAAAAAGVSVAFGAPIGGVLFSLEEVSYYFPLKTLWRSFFAALVAAFTLRSINPFGNSRLVLFYVEFHMPWHLLELVPFVLLGIFGGLWGAFFIRSNIAWCRRRKTTKLGKYPVLEVFVVTAITAILAFPNEYTRMSTSELISELFNDCGILDSSKLCEYVNDFNSTKGDDLPDRAAGPGVYTAMWQLALALIMKVFITIFTFGMKVPSGLFIPSMAVGAIAGRLLGVAMEQLAFYHHDWVIFSGWCSQGADCITPGLYAMVGAAACLGGVTRMTVSLVVIMFELTGGLEYIVPLMAAAMTSKWMADAIGREGIYDAHIRLNGYPFLEAKEEFSHKTLAMDVMRPRRNDPPLTVITQDSMTVEDVETIINETTYSGYPVVVSRESQRLVGFVLRRDLIISIENARKKQDGIVSTSIIYFTDHSPPLPPSFPSMLKLRSILDLSPFTVTDQTPMEIVVDIFRKLGLRQCLVTHNGKLLGIITKKDVLKHIAQLANQDPDSILFN; from the exons ATTACCAGCAGAAGTAAAGAGTCAACATGGGCCCTGATACACAGCGTGAGCGATGCTTTTTCTGGCTGGTTGTTGATGCTGTTCATTGGGTTGTTAGCAG gttCCTTAGCAGGTCTGATAGACATTTCTGCCCACTGGATGACAGATTTGAAAGAAGGAGTGTGTTTAGCAGGCTTCTGGTTTAACCATGAACACTGCTGCTGGAAATCCAACACTACCTTTACAGACAGAGACAAGTGTCCCGAATGGAAGAGCTGGTCACAGCTTATTATTGGCCATGGAGAG GGGGCTTTTGCATACATTCTCAACTACTTGATGTATGTTATCTGGGCTTTGTTATTCTCACTTCTTGCCGTGTTACTTGTGAAGGGCTTTGCTCCTTATGCCTGTGGCTCAGGAATTCCAGAG ATCAAAACTATCTTAAGTGGTTTCATCATTAGAGGCTACTTGGGCAAGTGGACGCTGATCATCAAAACCATTACCTTAGTGTTGGCGGTGTCCTCTGGCCTGAGCTTGGGAAAAGAGGGCCCCCTGGTGCATGTTGCCTGCTGCTGTGGAAATATCTTGTGTCACCTCTTCACCAAGTACAGGAAGAATGAAGCCAAGCGCAGAGAG GTTTtatcagcagctgcagctgctggtgtgTCTGTAGCTTTTGGTGCACCGATTGGAGGAGTGCTCTTTAGTCTGGAAGAG gtCAGTTACTATTTTCCTCTCAAGACACTGTGGCGTTCCTTCTTTgctgctctggtggctgccTTTACTTTGCGCTCCATCAATCCTTTTGGGAACAGCCGCCTGGTTCTCTTCTACGTGGAGTTTCACATGCCATGGCATCTTCTGGAGCTTGTGCCATTCGTCCTCTTGGGAATATTTGGTGGGCTTTGGGGAGCTTTCTTCATTCGCAGCAACATTGCTTGGTGCAGGCGACGTAAGACAACCAAACTTGGTAAATACCCTGTGCTGGAGGTGTTTGTAGTGACTGCCATCACAGCCATCCTGGCCTTCCCTAATGAGTATACCAGAATGAGCACCAGTGAGCTGATCTCAGAACTCTTCAATGACTGTGGGATTTTGGACTCTTCCAAGCTCTGTGAGTATGTGAATGACTTCAACAGCACCAAAGGGGATGACCTGCCAGACCGAGCTGCTGGCCCAGGAGTTTACACAGCCATGTGGCAGCTGGCTTTGGCCCTTATAATGAAAGTCTTCATCACAATCTTCACCTTTGGCATGAAG GTCCCTTCAGGGCTCTTCATCCCAAGCATGGCAGTAGGTGCTATAGCAGGAAGATTGCTAGGAGTAGCAATGGAGCAGCTGGCCTTTTACCACCATGACTGGGTCATCTTCAGTGGCTGGTGCAGTCAAGGAGCTGACTGTATCACTCCAGGCCTATATGCAATGGTTGGGGCTGCAGCATGTCTAG GAGGGGTGACCCGAATGACCGTGTCACTAGTGGTCATTATGTTTGAGCTCACGGGTGGACTGGAATACATAGTTCCTCTGATGGCAGCAGCCATGACCAGCAAGTGGATGGCTGACGCTATCGGGCGGGAAGGCATTTACGATGCCCATATTCGTCTCAACGGCTACCCTTTCTTGGAAGCCAAGGAGGAGTTCTCTCACAAGACACTTGCAATGGATGTAATGAGACCACGGAGGAATGATCCTCCTCTGACTGTCATTACTCAGGACAGCATGACCGTAGAAGATGTTGAGACCATAATCAATGAAACTACGTACAGTGGCTACCCAGTGGTGGTGTCACGGGAGTCCCAAAGACTAGTAGGATTTGTTCTCAGGAGAGACCTCATCATTTCAATCG AAAATGCCCGGAAGAAGCAGGATGGAATTGTGAGCacttcaattatttatttcactgaccactctcctccactgcctccaaGCTTCCCCTCTATGCTGAAACTCAGGAGCATCCTGGATCTCAGTCCTTTTACAGTGACAGACCAAACACCTATGGAAATTGTTGTGGATATATTTCGCAAGCTTGGATTGCGCCAGTGCCTGGTTACTCAtaatgg gaaGCTACTTGGAATCATTACCAAAAAGGATGTACTAAAGCACATTGCACAGCTGGCTAACCAGGACCCAGATTCTATACTCTTCAATTAA